A part of Kitasatospora acidiphila genomic DNA contains:
- a CDS encoding 3-hydroxybutyrate dehydrogenase — protein sequence MENYRTTGQFLTGRTALVTGAAGGIGRACAHALAAAGATVHVVDLAAEAARSVAAEIGGTAQVVDLSDPAAVDTLPCEVDIVVNNAGLQHVAPVQDFPPERFALIQRVMVEAPFLILRRTLPHMYRRGWGRVVNISSVHGLRASPFKVAYVAAKHGLEGLSKVVALEGAPHGVTSNCVNPGYVRTPLVERQIADQALAHQIPEQEVVERVMLERSAIKRLIEPTEVAQAALWLSSDAAAFMTGTSLTLDGGWTAH from the coding sequence ATGGAGAACTATCGGACAACCGGGCAGTTCCTGACCGGCCGCACCGCGCTGGTCACCGGCGCGGCGGGCGGGATCGGCCGGGCCTGCGCGCATGCGCTCGCGGCGGCGGGCGCCACGGTCCATGTGGTGGACCTGGCCGCCGAGGCGGCCAGGTCGGTGGCGGCCGAGATCGGCGGCACCGCCCAGGTGGTCGACCTGTCCGACCCGGCGGCGGTGGACACCCTGCCGTGCGAGGTCGACATCGTGGTCAACAACGCCGGCCTGCAGCACGTGGCGCCGGTGCAGGACTTCCCACCGGAGCGGTTCGCGCTGATCCAGCGGGTGATGGTGGAGGCGCCGTTCCTGATCCTGCGCCGCACGCTGCCGCACATGTACCGGCGGGGCTGGGGACGGGTGGTGAACATCTCCTCGGTGCACGGCTTGCGGGCCAGCCCGTTCAAGGTCGCCTATGTGGCCGCCAAGCACGGGCTGGAGGGGCTGAGCAAGGTGGTCGCACTGGAGGGCGCCCCGCACGGGGTGACCAGCAACTGCGTCAACCCCGGCTATGTGCGCACTCCGCTGGTGGAGCGCCAGATAGCCGACCAAGCGCTTGCTCATCAGATCCCCGAGCAGGAGGTGGTCGAGCGGGTGATGCTGGAGCGCAGCGCGATCAAGCGCCTGATCGAGCCGACCGAGGTGGCCCAGGCCGCGCTCTGGCTCAGCTCCGACGCCGCCGCCTTCATGACCGGCACCTCGCTCACCCTGGACGGCGGTTGGACCGCCCACTGA
- a CDS encoding ArsR/SmtB family transcription factor, translating into MADDLELAAVLHALGDPVRLALVRRMAAEGESACSPDGLTVPRSTLTNHWRILREAGLTSTRQEGKNRIMSLRRAELDARFPGLLASVLGAC; encoded by the coding sequence ATGGCAGACGATCTGGAACTGGCCGCCGTGCTGCACGCGCTCGGCGACCCGGTGCGCCTCGCGCTGGTGCGCCGGATGGCGGCCGAGGGTGAGAGCGCCTGCAGCCCCGACGGCCTCACGGTGCCGCGGTCGACGCTCACCAATCACTGGCGCATCCTGCGCGAGGCCGGTCTCACCAGTACCCGGCAGGAGGGCAAGAACCGCATCATGTCGCTGCGCCGCGCGGAGCTCGACGCGCGCTTCCCGGGGCTGCTGGCCTCGGTACTCGGGGCCTGCTGA
- a CDS encoding helix-turn-helix transcriptional regulator — protein MPIADLVRLRQARDRMDRDYAEPLDVPALARDALMSPGHFSRSFRAAYGETPYSHLMTRRIERAKTLLRRGDMTVTEVCMAVGCTSLGSFSSRFTELVGESPSAYRARDHEHSAGIPACIAKIHTRPVRNG, from the coding sequence ATACCCATCGCCGACCTCGTCCGCCTGCGCCAGGCCCGGGACCGGATGGACCGCGACTACGCGGAGCCCCTGGACGTCCCGGCACTTGCGCGGGACGCCCTGATGTCACCGGGCCACTTCTCGCGCAGCTTCCGCGCCGCCTACGGCGAGACGCCGTACAGCCATCTCATGACCCGCCGGATCGAACGGGCCAAGACGCTGCTGCGGCGCGGCGACATGACGGTGACGGAGGTGTGCATGGCGGTCGGCTGTACGTCTCTCGGATCGTTCAGTTCGCGGTTCACCGAGCTGGTCGGCGAGAGCCCGAGCGCCTACCGGGCCCGCGACCACGAGCACAGCGCGGGCATCCCGGCGTGCATCGCCAAGATCCACACCAGGCCGGTCCGGAACGGCTAG
- a CDS encoding LysR family transcriptional regulator yields the protein MTLDDLRVFVAACEAGNLSAVARDLQRTQSAISQHVRRLEAELGLTLLERQSRGVVPTQAGRILHRAAAQGIGQLDQALRRLRDLREGESGTVRITTGATTVRHFMADAVVAFRRRHPDVHLEFRTETSSRSCFDALAANEADLGWITISTPVRGIEQRPVLELPWVLAVHVNHPLARREAIDPGELSGLQPIRLPENSAGRAHLDGQLAHPATEPNATTSVADWDTAMLLAGLDAGTAVVPALPGWQATEHPSLRLIPIPGLPPLAVGWAVRQWDALSRPALEFAETVVAHQRP from the coding sequence ATGACCTTGGACGACCTCCGTGTCTTCGTCGCCGCCTGCGAGGCGGGCAACCTCAGCGCCGTCGCCCGTGACCTGCAGCGCACCCAGTCGGCGATCAGCCAGCACGTCCGCCGACTGGAGGCCGAGCTCGGGCTGACCCTGCTGGAGCGCCAGTCGCGCGGTGTGGTGCCCACCCAGGCCGGGCGGATCCTGCACCGGGCGGCGGCGCAGGGCATCGGGCAGCTGGACCAGGCGCTGCGCCGGCTGCGGGATCTGCGCGAGGGGGAGAGCGGCACCGTGCGGATCACCACCGGGGCCACCACGGTACGGCACTTCATGGCGGACGCGGTGGTGGCGTTCCGGCGCCGACACCCCGATGTGCACCTGGAGTTCCGCACCGAGACCTCCAGCCGCAGCTGCTTCGACGCACTCGCCGCCAACGAGGCCGACCTCGGCTGGATCACCATCAGCACCCCCGTGCGCGGCATCGAGCAGCGCCCGGTGCTCGAACTGCCCTGGGTGCTCGCCGTGCACGTCAACCACCCGCTGGCCCGGCGGGAGGCCATAGACCCCGGCGAGCTGAGCGGGCTGCAGCCGATCCGGCTGCCGGAGAACTCGGCCGGCCGCGCCCATCTGGACGGCCAGCTCGCCCACCCCGCCACCGAGCCCAACGCCACCACTAGCGTGGCCGATTGGGACACCGCGATGCTGCTGGCCGGGCTGGACGCGGGCACCGCCGTGGTGCCCGCGCTGCCCGGCTGGCAGGCCACCGAGCACCCGTCGCTGCGCCTGATCCCGATCCCCGGCCTGCCCCCGCTGGCGGTCGGCTGGGCGGTCCGCCAGTGGGACGCGCTCAGCCGACCGGCCCTGGAGTTCGCCGAGACCGTGGTGGCGCACCAGCGGCCCTAG
- a CDS encoding VOC family protein, with the protein MDLKLAQCFIAVDDHEKALAFYRDVLGLEVRSDIGFEGMRWVTVASPDQPDVEIVLEPPVADPHATEADRQAAAELMAKGQLRGVIFRTDDCDALFEKIRASGAEVLQEPMDQPYGVRDFAFRDPSGNMLRFNQPRAE; encoded by the coding sequence ATGGATCTCAAGCTTGCACAGTGCTTCATCGCCGTCGACGACCACGAGAAGGCGCTCGCCTTCTACCGCGATGTGCTCGGCCTGGAGGTGCGCAGCGACATCGGGTTCGAGGGGATGCGCTGGGTGACCGTCGCCTCCCCGGACCAGCCGGACGTGGAGATCGTCCTCGAACCGCCGGTCGCCGACCCGCACGCCACCGAGGCCGACCGGCAGGCGGCGGCCGAGCTGATGGCCAAGGGCCAGCTGCGCGGCGTCATCTTCCGCACCGACGACTGCGACGCCCTCTTCGAGAAGATCCGCGCCAGCGGCGCCGAGGTGCTCCAGGAGCCGATGGACCAGCCGTACGGGGTGCGCGACTTCGCGTTCCGCGACCCGTCCGGCAACATGCTGCGGTTCAACCAGCCGCGCGCCGAGTAG
- a CDS encoding ferritin-like domain-containing protein has product MSEDGFADWVAEFEGERARRARLEEPRWEWGANLPATVCRSLQKFQIGEDGDGRNLIGKADLAGGPHYAAAVRLFIGEESNHARLLARLLETAGVATLTGHWSDRIFMRVRRLLGLRLELMVLMTAELVAVEYYRDLRDGVADPLTREVAARILRDEQRHIPFHTRRLHDSIAELPIALRPLAVTGWRLLLLAAALFVAVDHGPALHSLRASRTGFVLGVLRSSVPVAAGLLGAVGTPGAAAAHRAPA; this is encoded by the coding sequence ATGAGCGAGGACGGGTTCGCCGACTGGGTGGCGGAGTTCGAGGGGGAGCGGGCACGGCGGGCGCGACTGGAGGAGCCGCGGTGGGAGTGGGGCGCGAACCTGCCGGCGACGGTCTGCCGGAGCCTGCAGAAGTTCCAGATCGGCGAGGACGGCGACGGGCGGAACCTGATCGGCAAGGCCGACCTGGCGGGTGGCCCGCACTACGCGGCGGCGGTGCGGCTGTTCATCGGCGAGGAGAGCAACCATGCGCGGCTGCTGGCCCGGCTGCTGGAGACCGCCGGGGTGGCGACGCTGACCGGGCACTGGAGCGACCGGATCTTCATGCGGGTCCGGCGGCTGCTCGGGCTGCGGCTGGAGCTGATGGTGCTGATGACCGCCGAACTGGTCGCCGTGGAGTACTACCGCGACCTGCGCGACGGCGTCGCCGACCCGCTCACCCGCGAGGTCGCCGCCCGGATCCTGCGGGACGAGCAGCGGCACATCCCGTTCCACACCCGCAGGTTGCACGACTCCATCGCCGAGCTGCCCATCGCCCTGCGCCCGTTGGCGGTGACCGGTTGGCGGTTGCTGCTGCTGGCGGCCGCACTGTTCGTGGCGGTGGACCACGGCCCGGCGCTGCACAGCCTGCGGGCCTCCCGCACCGGGTTCGTCCTCGGGGTGCTGCGGAGCTCGGTGCCGGTCGCCGCCGGCCTGCTCGGCGCGGTCGGCACCCCGGGCGCGGCGGCCGCCCACCGCGCACCGGCCTGA
- a CDS encoding VOC family protein produces MISRQPRSSTSGGFAVPALATLARIYVDDLDAALPTFTALAGEPPQLRFGYRGLELARVGGFLLIAGPPEALAPYRDTHATVLVGSLDEILDSGTVLDGPNEVPTGRNATLRHPGGAVIEYVEFASA; encoded by the coding sequence ATGATCTCCCGACAGCCGCGATCCAGCACCTCCGGAGGCTTCGCCGTGCCCGCACTCGCCACCCTCGCCCGGATCTACGTGGATGACCTGGACGCCGCCCTGCCCACCTTCACCGCCCTCGCCGGTGAGCCGCCGCAGTTGCGGTTCGGCTACCGCGGCCTGGAGCTGGCCCGCGTCGGCGGCTTCTTGCTGATCGCCGGCCCACCCGAGGCGCTCGCCCCCTACCGGGACACGCACGCCACCGTGCTCGTCGGCTCACTCGACGAGATCCTGGACAGCGGCACCGTGCTCGACGGCCCCAACGAGGTGCCCACCGGCCGCAACGCGACCCTGCGGCACCCGGGCGGCGCGGTCATCGAGTACGTGGAGTTCGCATCCGCGTGA
- a CDS encoding DinB family protein — protein MSNEETAAIVPDTKDWTWVLERACPDCGLDTPAVHPAEVPELVRANAAGWTALLAGDPAELRRRPEPAIWSTLEYGCHVRDVFRLFAYRLDLMLTQDSPLFPNWDQDETALAERYWEQDPAVVCGELAEAAEVIAAAFERVTGEQWDRTGNRSDGARFTVSSFAQYFIHDPVHHLYDVTGQPAA, from the coding sequence ATGAGCAACGAAGAGACCGCCGCCATCGTCCCCGACACCAAGGACTGGACCTGGGTGTTGGAGCGGGCCTGCCCCGACTGCGGCCTGGACACCCCCGCCGTCCACCCCGCCGAGGTGCCCGAGCTGGTCCGCGCCAACGCCGCCGGCTGGACCGCGCTGCTGGCCGGCGACCCGGCCGAGCTGCGCCGCCGCCCCGAGCCGGCCATCTGGTCGACGCTGGAGTACGGCTGCCACGTCCGCGACGTCTTCCGGCTCTTCGCCTACCGCCTCGACCTGATGCTCACCCAGGACAGCCCGCTCTTCCCCAATTGGGACCAGGACGAGACCGCGCTCGCCGAGCGCTACTGGGAGCAGGACCCGGCCGTGGTCTGCGGCGAACTGGCCGAGGCGGCCGAGGTGATCGCCGCCGCCTTCGAGCGGGTCACCGGCGAGCAGTGGGACCGCACCGGCAACCGCTCCGACGGCGCCCGCTTCACGGTGAGCAGCTTCGCCCAGTACTTCATCCACGACCCGGTCCACCACCTGTACGACGTGACCGGGCAGCCGGCCGCCTGA
- a CDS encoding MerR family transcriptional regulator, whose protein sequence is MNGDALYSIGELARRTGLTVKTVRFYSDRGIVSPTDRSPSGYRRYDTHALARLELVRTLRELGLDLATVRKVVERELALPEVAAAHVAALEVQIRSLRLRQAVLAAVAERGAGTQEMELMHRLATLTEQQRRRLIDDFLTAVFGGVDTEGAFQGIACSLTPVLPAEPEAAQLQAWVELAELTQEREFRAVLRRLAEEHAVERSPNSVPRPDLVTVLCDLVRPALAAGTAPDAPEAAPIAAALVSRYARARGRADDPALRDRLAERLAQAADPRLARYRRLLAVVNGWSAPEPPDPALSWAVRALAAQ, encoded by the coding sequence ATGAACGGCGATGCGCTCTACTCGATCGGCGAGCTGGCCCGGCGGACCGGACTGACGGTCAAGACCGTGCGCTTCTACTCCGACCGCGGGATCGTCTCGCCCACCGATCGCAGCCCGTCGGGCTACCGCCGCTATGACACCCACGCCCTGGCCCGGCTGGAACTCGTGCGCACCCTGCGCGAGTTGGGCCTGGACCTCGCCACCGTCCGCAAGGTGGTGGAGCGGGAGCTCGCCCTCCCCGAGGTGGCCGCGGCACACGTCGCGGCCCTGGAGGTGCAGATCCGCAGCCTGCGGCTGCGCCAGGCGGTGCTGGCGGCAGTGGCCGAACGCGGCGCCGGCACCCAGGAGATGGAACTCATGCACCGACTGGCCACGCTCACCGAGCAGCAGCGCCGACGGCTGATCGACGACTTCCTCACCGCGGTCTTCGGCGGTGTCGACACCGAGGGGGCGTTCCAGGGGATCGCCTGCTCACTGACCCCCGTCCTGCCGGCCGAACCGGAAGCCGCGCAGCTCCAAGCCTGGGTGGAGCTCGCCGAGCTCACCCAGGAGCGGGAGTTCCGCGCCGTGCTCCGCCGGCTGGCCGAGGAACACGCGGTGGAGCGGTCCCCGAACAGCGTCCCGCGCCCCGACCTGGTCACCGTGCTGTGCGACCTGGTGCGCCCGGCGCTCGCCGCCGGCACCGCACCGGACGCACCCGAGGCGGCACCGATCGCCGCAGCACTGGTGTCCCGCTATGCGCGAGCCCGCGGCCGTGCCGACGACCCCGCCCTGCGCGACCGGCTGGCCGAGCGGCTGGCCCAGGCCGCCGACCCCAGGCTGGCGCGCTACCGCCGGCTGCTCGCGGTGGTCAACGGCTGGTCGGCACCGGAGCCGCCGGACCCGGCGCTGAGCTGGGCGGTCCGGGCGCTGGCGGCTCAGTAG
- a CDS encoding SDR family oxidoreductase translates to MSGTTAVRDLEGKVAIVVGGSRNQGAACAEELAARGATVVISYVNGAEAAQETVAALRKHGVAAEAVRSDATVSADVNELFESTVRQHGRLDIVVHLPGMVLKKPLAEVTDEDFDRVIGLNTRSAFYTLRAAARLLGDGGRYVVFSTTLTAVMTGPYGLYSGSKAAVERMVLAAAKELGARGITVNAVAPGPVDTDFYRNAETPESMAAAAHHSPRGRLGQPGDIAPVVGWLVSEEASWVSGQTVRANGAMF, encoded by the coding sequence ATGAGCGGGACGACGGCCGTGCGCGATCTTGAGGGCAAGGTCGCCATCGTGGTGGGCGGCAGCCGGAACCAGGGTGCCGCCTGCGCCGAGGAGTTGGCGGCACGCGGGGCCACCGTGGTGATCAGCTACGTCAATGGCGCCGAGGCGGCCCAGGAGACCGTGGCCGCGCTGCGCAAGCACGGCGTGGCGGCCGAGGCGGTCCGCTCCGACGCGACGGTGTCGGCGGACGTCAATGAGCTGTTCGAGTCGACGGTGCGGCAGCACGGGCGACTTGACATCGTGGTGCACCTGCCCGGCATGGTGCTGAAGAAGCCGCTGGCCGAGGTCACCGACGAGGACTTCGACCGCGTGATCGGCCTCAACACCCGCAGTGCCTTCTACACCCTGCGGGCCGCCGCCCGGCTGCTGGGCGACGGCGGCCGGTACGTGGTCTTCTCCACCACGCTGACCGCCGTGATGACCGGTCCGTACGGCCTCTACTCGGGCAGCAAGGCGGCCGTCGAGCGGATGGTGCTGGCCGCGGCCAAGGAACTGGGCGCGCGCGGCATCACGGTGAACGCGGTCGCGCCCGGCCCGGTGGACACCGACTTCTACCGCAACGCCGAGACGCCGGAGTCGATGGCCGCCGCCGCGCACCACAGCCCGCGCGGTCGGCTCGGGCAGCCCGGCGACATCGCGCCGGTGGTGGGCTGGCTGGTCAGCGAGGAGGCAAGCTGGGTCTCCGGCCAGACCGTGCGCGCCAACGGCGCGATGTTCTGA
- a CDS encoding DUF6817 domain-containing protein — MPDPIQQADALLRSLGAAELDHPGGTLLAHLHRVRELLADWGARPELQLAGLCHACYGTDGFPAALLPAARQDSRDRLAAVIGPGAERIVHDYAGCERGPTYRELTGEPPRIHDRFTGRPYQPTPHQQRDFAELTAANELDLARHSQDFRARHGAALLTLFTRWRPLLSEPAWATAELLLG; from the coding sequence ATGCCCGATCCCATCCAGCAGGCCGACGCCCTGCTCCGCTCGCTCGGGGCCGCCGAACTCGACCACCCCGGCGGCACCCTGCTCGCCCATCTGCACCGGGTCCGGGAACTGCTCGCCGACTGGGGTGCCCGCCCCGAGCTGCAACTGGCCGGCCTGTGCCACGCCTGCTACGGCACCGACGGCTTCCCCGCAGCCCTGCTGCCGGCCGCCCGCCAGGACTCGCGCGACCGGCTGGCCGCCGTGATCGGGCCGGGCGCCGAACGGATCGTCCATGACTACGCCGGCTGCGAGCGGGGCCCCACCTATCGGGAGCTGACCGGTGAACCGCCGCGCATCCACGACCGGTTCACCGGCCGTCCGTACCAGCCGACACCTCATCAGCAGCGCGACTTCGCGGAACTGACCGCGGCCAACGAGCTGGACCTGGCCCGCCATAGCCAGGATTTCCGAGCTCGCCACGGAGCCGCGCTGCTGACGCTCTTCACCCGGTGGCGCCCACTGCTCAGTGAACCGGCCTGGGCGACCGCCGAGTTGCTGTTGGGCTGA